A genomic stretch from Petrimonas mucosa includes:
- a CDS encoding IS4 family transposase, with translation MNKSTYFFGQSVFGQLISMVDTRIIARNSKRYKADHYVKRFTAKDHLISMLFCVFAKCSSLREVAGAMLGLSGKTRHFQLGHIPYRSTLSDANKRRSVDFFSGVYHDLLREYQHVISDTRFKDVLNKQVEIFDSTVISLFQDILKCVGRTPSNGKRKGGIKVHTVINVDEPVPKMIWFSSAATNDHLLLRKLEPDDNTIYVFDKGYNDYKAFKLFCEKGAGFVTRIKENAVYKVEQELYIDECIHSGVLEDTIIEVTVKEDDGGSKLKLRKVVFYDRVLKRKFEFLTNLFEMRPDMIAALYKIRWQIELLFKQLKSNFPLKYFLGDNENAIKIQVYCALIVNLLLTVIQKRLKRPWAFSNLVSFCRIHLFNYLHLIKFLENPERDWQRDDQDLEMLTLFRGAYF, from the coding sequence ATGAACAAAAGTACTTATTTTTTTGGACAATCGGTATTCGGACAGCTCATATCTATGGTAGATACAAGGATTATCGCCCGAAACAGCAAACGGTACAAGGCCGATCATTACGTGAAACGTTTCACGGCTAAGGATCACCTTATAAGCATGTTGTTTTGCGTCTTCGCCAAATGCTCCTCCCTGCGCGAGGTGGCGGGTGCAATGCTCGGTCTTTCAGGCAAGACCAGGCATTTCCAGCTCGGCCACATACCCTACCGGAGCACCTTGTCGGACGCCAACAAGCGCAGGAGCGTTGATTTCTTCTCGGGCGTGTACCACGACCTGCTTCGCGAGTACCAACACGTGATCTCGGACACCCGCTTTAAAGATGTGTTGAACAAGCAGGTCGAGATCTTCGACAGCACGGTTATCAGTTTGTTCCAGGACATCTTGAAGTGCGTCGGCAGAACACCCTCGAACGGTAAACGCAAAGGGGGGATCAAGGTGCACACCGTTATCAATGTCGACGAGCCCGTTCCCAAGATGATATGGTTCTCATCCGCTGCCACGAACGATCACCTGCTGTTGAGGAAACTGGAACCGGATGACAACACTATTTACGTCTTCGACAAGGGATACAACGATTATAAAGCCTTCAAGCTGTTTTGTGAAAAGGGAGCCGGATTCGTTACCCGCATCAAGGAGAACGCCGTTTACAAGGTGGAGCAAGAACTTTACATCGATGAATGCATCCACAGCGGCGTGCTGGAAGACACTATCATCGAGGTGACCGTGAAGGAAGATGATGGCGGGAGCAAGCTGAAGTTGCGCAAGGTGGTGTTCTACGACAGGGTGTTGAAAAGGAAGTTCGAGTTCCTCACCAACCTGTTCGAGATGCGGCCCGACATGATAGCGGCCTTGTATAAAATAAGATGGCAAATAGAGCTGTTATTCAAGCAGTTAAAATCAAACTTCCCCCTGAAGTACTTCCTCGGGGATAACGAGAACGCGATAAAAATACAGGTATATTGCGCTTTGATCGTGAACCTCTTGCTCACGGTTATACAGAAGCGGTTGAAACGGCCTTGGGCATTCTCCAACCTGGTGTCATTTTGCAGGATACACCTGTTTAATTACCTGCACTTGATAAAATTTTTAGAAAACCCGGAACGAGATTGGCAACGAGATGACCAGGATTTAGAGATGCTTACCCTTTTCAGGGGGGCTTACTTTTGA
- a CDS encoding SusC/RagA family TonB-linked outer membrane protein: MKRKVLNLMKATIFVLAWLVCLYGSAQEITVRGNVSDANGDPLIGATIQIKGSTIGTITDMDGRFVLQNVPSNSALEVSYLGMLTQTVALEGRSTINIVLQEDLELLDEIIVIGYGTAKRKDFTGSVSSVKLEDSPVALASNLNALEAIKGNVSGLDIGATNSAGGQPSMQMRGQKSISGSNDPLIVLDGVIFMGSINDINPNDIASFDILKDATSAAAYGSRSANGVIIITTKKGKSDKPIINFNASGSLQSWINRPKLMNGEQWIESVMARNNSTDLTWLKPQEAANREAGKETNWLDASTRTGWIQDYQLSVSGSGEKMNYYLSASYADNQGVIIGDDFNRASFLGKIKTDITSWLEIGVDAAFTKSDYSGVGAAINQAYVMSPYGVMYRDEEKKLLEKYPYTQSGQNPLWGVTNGSRDNTDLRDNFRMNAYTVIKLPWLPGLSYRFNYAGNIGKERRSDFYYESHYVKEGAYDDESRYSPEAYQNLLSNANGSIDNRNITSWVIDNILNYVANFDKHSIDLTLVATRDRRDYKREVMTGNDFAANGNTTLGINGLHKATVQKITLEGDRRSNIGYLGRASYSFDNKYFLTASYRRDGASVFGVNQKWGDFMAFGSAWRITNEPFMNDENILDDLKLKLSWGKNGNQGLSPYGTLSTIRNGAEAAARYQFGNSSNILYGMIPGTLGNADLGWETTESWNTGFESAWLNNRIFLDVDLYFSKTTDQIFERNIPVMTGFKTIKSSLGQINNRGVEITLRTMNITKQDFTWMTGVTFWLNRNKLAHLYGEDLDGDGKEDDDISNSRFIGKPLGAIYGYVQDGIVQETDTEYMEKNGVSAGVPKYKDLDGDKVITAADRDILGYTTPNFKLNMSNTLTYKNFDLYFMFTGTFGGGGYFLKANREAYMTNGSGLFNSNSIYIPWWTPENKSNKYPSAVFSGDGGRFMGLQSRGFVRLQDVTLSHTFKDKWLKDLNISNLKLFLTAKNLFTITNWEGDDPEVGSAVRENTYPVLTSFSLGANISF, translated from the coding sequence ATGAAAAGAAAAGTATTAAATCTAATGAAAGCAACCATCTTTGTCTTGGCATGGTTAGTTTGCTTGTACGGATCGGCCCAGGAAATTACCGTAAGAGGAAATGTTTCCGATGCAAATGGGGACCCGCTAATTGGTGCAACCATTCAAATCAAGGGAAGTACAATAGGAACCATCACCGACATGGATGGAAGGTTTGTGTTGCAAAACGTACCTTCCAACAGTGCCCTCGAGGTGTCTTATCTTGGAATGCTTACTCAGACCGTTGCACTGGAAGGAAGAAGCACGATCAATATTGTTTTGCAAGAAGATCTGGAGTTGCTGGACGAAATTATCGTTATCGGCTATGGTACCGCCAAGAGAAAAGATTTTACGGGCTCTGTCTCGTCCGTAAAACTGGAAGACTCTCCCGTTGCTCTTGCATCAAACCTTAATGCGCTGGAAGCTATAAAAGGAAATGTTTCCGGTCTTGACATCGGGGCTACCAATTCCGCAGGCGGTCAACCATCCATGCAAATGCGCGGACAAAAATCCATTTCCGGATCGAACGATCCCTTGATCGTACTTGATGGCGTCATTTTCATGGGAAGCATCAATGATATCAATCCAAACGACATTGCTTCTTTCGACATCTTGAAAGATGCCACATCTGCGGCGGCTTACGGTTCCCGTTCTGCCAACGGGGTAATCATCATCACAACAAAAAAAGGAAAGTCCGATAAGCCGATAATAAATTTCAACGCATCCGGAAGCCTTCAAAGCTGGATAAATCGCCCAAAGTTGATGAACGGCGAACAATGGATCGAGTCGGTTATGGCCAGAAACAACAGCACCGACTTGACATGGCTGAAACCTCAGGAAGCTGCAAACAGGGAGGCAGGCAAGGAGACAAACTGGCTGGATGCTTCGACGCGCACCGGCTGGATACAGGATTATCAACTCTCGGTATCAGGTTCAGGCGAGAAAATGAATTATTATCTCTCTGCTTCGTATGCAGATAACCAGGGTGTAATTATTGGAGACGATTTCAATCGCGCCTCGTTCTTGGGAAAGATCAAGACTGATATTACAAGCTGGTTGGAGATAGGGGTTGACGCAGCGTTCACCAAATCCGACTATTCGGGCGTAGGAGCCGCAATAAACCAGGCATATGTCATGTCACCCTACGGTGTCATGTATCGGGATGAAGAGAAGAAGTTACTTGAGAAATACCCCTATACGCAATCGGGTCAGAATCCTTTATGGGGAGTAACCAACGGTTCTCGTGACAATACCGACCTACGTGACAATTTCCGCATGAATGCCTACACCGTCATAAAACTCCCCTGGTTGCCCGGCTTGAGCTATCGTTTCAATTATGCCGGCAATATCGGAAAGGAGCGTAGATCGGACTTTTACTACGAATCTCATTACGTAAAAGAAGGAGCTTACGATGATGAAAGCCGCTATTCTCCAGAAGCTTACCAAAACTTGCTTTCAAATGCCAACGGCAGCATCGATAACCGGAATATAACAAGCTGGGTAATTGATAATATTTTAAACTATGTTGCCAACTTCGATAAGCACTCCATCGACCTGACGCTTGTCGCAACACGCGACCGAAGGGATTACAAGCGGGAAGTTATGACCGGAAATGATTTTGCCGCAAACGGAAACACAACCCTTGGAATTAACGGCCTCCACAAGGCGACAGTCCAAAAGATCACACTTGAAGGGGACAGGCGATCCAATATCGGATACCTCGGCCGTGCATCCTACTCATTCGACAACAAATATTTTCTCACTGCTTCATATCGGCGTGATGGGGCTTCGGTATTCGGAGTAAATCAAAAATGGGGTGACTTCATGGCATTTGGTTCTGCATGGAGAATTACCAACGAGCCGTTCATGAATGATGAAAACATACTCGATGATCTGAAGCTGAAACTCTCATGGGGTAAAAACGGTAATCAAGGACTTAGCCCGTACGGCACATTGTCTACCATCAGGAATGGAGCTGAAGCCGCTGCAAGATATCAATTTGGTAATAGCAGCAATATCCTTTACGGCATGATTCCCGGAACATTGGGTAATGCCGATTTGGGTTGGGAAACTACAGAGTCGTGGAATACAGGATTTGAATCGGCATGGTTGAACAACCGCATTTTCCTAGATGTGGATCTCTATTTCTCGAAAACAACCGACCAGATATTCGAAAGAAATATTCCAGTAATGACCGGATTCAAAACCATCAAATCTTCATTGGGCCAAATTAACAACAGAGGTGTTGAGATTACCCTGCGAACCATGAACATCACCAAACAGGATTTTACATGGATGACTGGGGTTACCTTCTGGCTGAACCGCAATAAACTGGCTCACTTGTACGGCGAAGACCTTGACGGCGACGGCAAGGAGGATGATGACATATCCAACAGCCGATTCATTGGGAAACCGCTTGGTGCAATTTACGGATATGTACAAGATGGAATCGTTCAGGAAACTGACACTGAATATATGGAGAAGAATGGGGTGAGTGCCGGTGTTCCCAAATACAAAGATCTGGATGGCGACAAGGTCATTACCGCAGCAGATCGTGACATTCTGGGATATACCACACCAAATTTCAAGTTGAACATGAGCAACACGCTCACCTATAAGAATTTTGACCTCTATTTCATGTTCACCGGAACCTTTGGCGGGGGTGGCTACTTTCTCAAGGCCAACAGGGAGGCTTATATGACAAACGGTTCAGGATTATTCAACTCGAACAGTATCTATATTCCCTGGTGGACGCCTGAAAACAAGAGCAACAAATACCCCTCGGCTGTATTTTCAGGAGACGGAGGGCGTTTCATGGGTCTGCAAAGCAGGGGATTTGTACGGTTACAGGATGTGACACTTTCGCACACATTCAAAGATAAGTGGCTAAAAGACCTGAACATCAGCAACCTCAAGCTATTCTTGACTGCAAAGAATCTTTTTACTATCACAAATTGGGAAGGTGATGATCCGGAGGTCGGTTCTGCCGTCAGAGAGAACACTTACCCTGTATTGACTTCATTCTCATTAGGTGCAAATATCAGTTTTTAA
- a CDS encoding RagB/SusD family nutrient uptake outer membrane protein, whose protein sequence is MKSREINNILFALLIPLLVFTGCNDADFLTEKPETFYTVDNAFSTSEQVDQVVISCYAHVRSMFAMGEENNTFFVFSGNGTDMYDVATIRRGNRFNDYGIITPSSTEFNNNYSHWYQLIGKANLALYAAELPNIVWGSQENKAYTVAQARFFRAFCYRNLGELYGGVPIVTEITTTPRYDFERTSRVETYQFAIDEMEAILNDLPVTTPIAGRLVRGAAQHNLCQLYLDKGIALEEEGKAAEAKAAYEKAISYGNDVINGSVYSLMTERFGTRMDENPDFYYANTEGNQKPERLYSAAGYPIEGNVYWDLFQEGNQDYQSGNKEAIWVAQIDYQAYKKEDNMSKLPYSRIYGPVFRDPLSTHLTGTLEDVGGRGIVQMMPTMYTRDIIYEGKWGDDMRNSEAVFRRLFLGNVESSPYFGKPVPWNVIYKEGQSQDAVDAAVTQCFPVSCKIYTDKYTGIADGENRSNLFRDEYLIRLSETILLRAEAKMRNGDNAGAASDINMLRSRAKCGYMVQASDVNLDLVLDERARELVYEEKRWNTLLRMGGTVAVERIKKYAYWDDPRATLTKNFNLWPIPQIVIDTNKDIVMAQNPGWN, encoded by the coding sequence ATGAAATCCAGAGAAATAAATAATATACTATTCGCCTTGTTGATCCCGTTACTTGTGTTTACCGGATGTAATGATGCCGATTTCTTGACGGAAAAACCGGAGACATTCTATACAGTAGACAATGCCTTCTCTACGTCGGAACAGGTTGATCAGGTGGTCATCAGCTGTTATGCACACGTAAGAAGCATGTTTGCAATGGGAGAAGAAAACAATACCTTTTTCGTATTCTCGGGCAATGGCACCGATATGTATGACGTGGCAACAATCCGGCGGGGAAACCGCTTTAATGATTATGGAATCATAACTCCAAGTAGTACTGAATTCAATAATAACTATTCGCACTGGTACCAGTTGATAGGCAAGGCAAACTTGGCACTCTATGCCGCGGAGTTACCCAACATAGTTTGGGGATCGCAGGAAAACAAAGCCTACACAGTGGCTCAGGCCCGCTTTTTCCGTGCATTCTGTTACCGGAATCTGGGAGAACTATATGGTGGTGTACCCATTGTTACGGAAATCACAACCACGCCTCGCTACGATTTTGAAAGAACCAGTCGTGTGGAGACCTATCAATTTGCCATAGACGAGATGGAAGCCATCCTGAATGATCTGCCGGTCACCACACCCATCGCCGGTCGCCTGGTAAGAGGTGCTGCCCAGCACAACTTGTGTCAGCTTTATCTGGACAAAGGTATTGCCCTTGAAGAGGAGGGGAAGGCTGCTGAGGCAAAGGCTGCATACGAGAAGGCGATCAGTTACGGTAATGATGTCATAAACGGTTCAGTCTACTCCCTGATGACGGAACGCTTTGGCACCCGCATGGACGAAAATCCAGACTTCTATTATGCAAATACTGAAGGCAACCAGAAACCTGAACGCTTATACTCTGCAGCCGGATATCCCATTGAGGGCAACGTCTACTGGGATCTCTTCCAGGAAGGAAATCAGGACTACCAGTCGGGCAATAAAGAGGCCATCTGGGTAGCACAGATTGATTACCAGGCATACAAAAAGGAGGATAACATGTCGAAACTCCCCTACTCCCGTATCTATGGACCTGTATTTCGGGATCCGCTTTCTACCCATCTTACCGGAACACTTGAGGATGTAGGTGGTCGCGGTATCGTTCAGATGATGCCGACGATGTATACACGCGACATTATCTATGAAGGAAAATGGGGAGATGACATGCGGAATTCGGAGGCAGTATTTCGCAGACTGTTCCTGGGGAATGTGGAAAGCTCGCCATACTTCGGCAAACCGGTACCTTGGAATGTGATCTACAAAGAGGGGCAAAGCCAAGATGCTGTCGATGCCGCAGTTACCCAATGCTTCCCTGTCTCTTGCAAAATCTATACCGATAAATATACGGGAATTGCTGACGGTGAAAACAGGAGCAATCTCTTCAGGGACGAGTATCTGATCCGCCTGTCCGAAACCATTCTCTTGCGCGCTGAAGCTAAAATGAGAAATGGAGATAACGCCGGAGCCGCATCCGATATCAACATGTTGAGGAGTCGTGCAAAATGCGGCTATATGGTACAGGCTTCCGATGTGAATCTCGATCTGGTTCTGGATGAGAGGGCAAGAGAACTTGTCTATGAAGAAAAACGCTGGAATACATTGCTCAGGATGGGAGGAACAGTCGCCGTAGAGCGCATCAAAAAGTACGCCTACTGGGACGATCCACGGGCAACCTTGACGAAAAACTTCAACCTGTGGCCAATACCTCAAATCGTCATTGACACGAACAAAGATATTGTAATGGCACAAAATCCGGGTTGGAACTAA